A DNA window from Setaria viridis chromosome 2, Setaria_viridis_v4.0, whole genome shotgun sequence contains the following coding sequences:
- the LOC117844864 gene encoding protein POLLENLESS 3-LIKE 2 yields the protein MMQQMQQEPWNAAAVGLLRPTKSAPCSPIKPAAAAGMVRTHSDSFHVAHKVPVGDTPYVRAKRVQLVDKDPEKAIALFWSAINAGDRVDSALKDMAIVMKQQNRAEEAIEAIKSLRSRCSDQAQESLDNILLDLYKRCGRLDDQISLLKHKLQLIHQGHAFNGKRTKTARSQGRKFQVTLEQEATRLLGNLGWALMQKENYTEAEGAYRRALLIGPDNNKMCNLGICLMKQGRVLEAKDVLKQVRPAAVDGLRGADSHLKAYERAQEMLRDLEAKLVGRPRADQLDTSWLFDALLLGSSSSIWQPQPCIDHLLPPSAPAPVPAPAPARRDHFADENACVSKKLAALQANMLNVDAQPFYSLRMPPLATKPQNTVQQQPQQKPTPVHDPLGNLKRTRSGNCMDKAGAVVDKEQSTDENSGRRKSLSAEDRWPELPDHSAFDEALVAAVLAPVLDDEPAATEGNGHGKLPASCGTSPVVKEKIGKRLRIFQDITQTVNNF from the exons ATGATGCAGCAGATGCAGCAGGAGCCGtggaacgccgccgccgtggggctCCTCCGGCCGACCAAGTCGGCGCCCTGCTCGCCCATcaagccggcggcagcggcgggcatGGTCCGGACCCACTCCGACTCCTTCCACGTCGCGCACAAGGTGCCCGTCGGCGACACGCCCTACGTGCGCGCCAAGCGCGTCCAG CTAGTGGATAAGGATCCGGAGAAGGCGATCGCGCTGTTCTGGTCGGCAATCAACGCCGGCGACCGCGTGGACAGCGCGCTCAAGGACATGGCCATCGTGATGAAGCAGCAGAACCGCGCCGAGGAGGCCATTGAGGCCATCAAGTCGCTGCGCAGCCGATGCTCCGACCAGGCGCAGGAGTCGCTCGACAACATCCTCCTCGACCTCTACAAG AGATGCGGGCGACTGGACGACCAGATCTCGCTGCTCAAGCACAAGCTGCAGCTGATCCACCAGGGCCATGCCTTCAACGGCAAGCGCACCAAGACGGCGAGGTCGCAGGGCCGCAAGTTCCAGGTCACCCTCGAGCAAGAAGCCACCAGGCTCCTC GGTAACCTGGGATGGGCTCTGATGCAGAAGGAGAACTacacggaggcggagggggcgtACCGGCGGGCGCTGCTCATCGGGCCGGACAACAACAAGATGTGCAACCTGGGCATCTGCCTCATGAAGCAGGGCCGCGTGCTTGAGGCCAAGGACGTGCTCAAGCAGGTGCGCCCCGCGGCGGTCGACGGCCTGCGCGGCGCCGACTCGCACCTCAAGGCCTACGAGCGCGCGCAGGAGATGCTGCGGGACCTCGAGGCCAAGCTCgtcggccgcccgcgcgccgatCAGCTCGACACGAGCTGGCTCTTCGACGCGCTGCTGCTGGGATCGTCGTCAAGTATCTGGCAGCCGCAGCCGTGCATCGACCACTTGCTGCCACCTTCAGCTCCGGCACCTgtcccggccccggccccggcgcggcGCGACCACTTCGCCGATGAGAACGCCTGCGTGAGCAAGAAGCTGGCGGCGCTCCAGGCGAACATGCTCAATGTTGACGCGCAGCCCTTCTACTCTCTGCGGATGCCGCCACTTGCGACGAAGCCCCAGAACACagtgcagcagcagccgcagcagaaGCCAACTCCCGTCCATGATCCCTTGGGCAACCTGAAGAGGACACGGTCCGGCAATTGCATGGACAAGGCAGGAGCAGTGGTGGACAAGGAGCAGAGCACCGACGAGAACAGCGGCAGGAGGAAGTCGCTCTCGGCTGAGGACAGATGGCCGGAACTGCCCGACCACAGCGCATTCGACGAGGCTCTCGTCGCGGCTGTCCTAGCCCCGGTGCTCGACGACGAACCAGCAGCCACCGAAGGGAACGGCCATGGCAAGCTGCCGGCGAGCTGCGGCACGAGCCCAGTGGTGAAGGAGAAGATCGGCAAGAGGCTGAGGATCTTCCAGGACATCACACAGACAGTGAACAACTTCTGa